From Fusarium musae strain F31 chromosome 8, whole genome shotgun sequence:
CAGCGACAGATTGTCGTCTGACTTGGATCCGCGAGACATGTCCTGAAGACAAAGCGTAGTTATAAAATCGATAGGCTGCGAAGACTTGATAAGCCCGTTGAACTCCAGTGCAAATGCTTTACAGAGCGCTTGCATTCGCATGTCCTCAATTAGATTGGCTAGCCTGTGTTCAGTGTGTTTGAATGACTTGAGAACGAATTTGCTCGTGGTTGCAGCTGGGCGAGCATACGCCGCGACGCGCAGAGATCCTTCAGCGAAAGGCTTGGAACGTGCGTCAATATCGAGCTTGACAAGCCCCagcttgatgttctcatCGTTGTCCAACATTGCATTCAGAGTGTCTGCTCCATGGACGCTCAGGTCCAGACAAAAGCCCTCCGTggtgagcttcttgtctAGCCAGCCAGGGGTGTTCCAGCGCGGTGGTGAAGTCTCAAGAACAACGCTTTTGCTGACTACACTTCTGGCAACACTGCCATCTTCCAAGATAGCGGTTAACTCTGGGCGCCCAGACATGTGCGAGCCACCATGGCTCCCGCCCCTCATTGCCAGAGTCAAGCGGTTTGCTGTACGCGATACTGAAGACGTGACAGTGCTGACGACCAAATGCTTGATGGCTGTGTATCCAGTCCCGAGCTGGAGTTCTTCGAAAAGGGGCCCAGTACTCGTGGCTGTTCTCTTGGCCCGTGACTTGGCCAAGATGAGCGAGTCCTCAATCGCAACGTTGTAGGAATTCTTTTCGTGGAGCTTGACGTCCGCTCCCGAAAAGCCACCGCCGTAGGACTTGCCAAACTCCAGGGCCATGCGGTCGGTAGATGAGTTGATTCGCAGAAGAGCATAGTTGACCTTGAGTTTGACAAGGCGGCTCAAGAGATTTGCATGAGTGAGACCATGGGGCTCACTGGCTGTTCTATAGTAGTCATCGTCACTCTCCTCATAGTCATGTAGAGCATGTCCATGAGGAGGGGCATCGGCGATGTGGATCAGACACCTGGTGTGTTGCATCCATGATGCATTGATAGCCTTCTGTATACCGCCCAGAACATCCTCAGGAATATCCCCACCACCTGATGCTTGAAGGCTGGCCAAGAAGTTGTATACCTCTGTGACAGATGTAGTGAAGTCGAGGAACTCTATGTTGGGCTCATCGCCATGGTCTTTGTATCCAACCACCGCGACGCGCACATCTGACTCATTTAAAAAGACCTCTTTGATCTCTTTGACTATGGATCGGATCTGATTCTTTGCTGTCTCTATGTAACTATTCATAGAGTATGTCGTGTCAAGAAGGAACAGTATATCAGTCGAGCAGGAGCTTTTGAACAAGCCAGACTTGGAGTAAGCTGGGGCTGCAGCGTTGGCGCGCGCAACCTCTGACTTGAGTGCTGATAGTCGACTCTTGCTATAGGCAGCCGAGATAGTCGAGCTATCCTTGACCCTGGTTACTGGCGGTGGGGTTGGAACATTGTTGTGGGTTCGATAGGAAGGGGGCACGCTTGGTCCAGAACCTGAAGCATCACGAACCAAAGAGGCACGGAGCAACTCATCAGCTGCGGAAGAGCCCTTGGGTTTGGATATGCTTGAGCGAGTGATGCTTGCTGAGGAACGGGGCGTCTTGGCCTTCAATGTTGATACCTCCCGTGCAGTAATGTCAGGCTTGCGTATAAGAgattgacgaagaagatcatcCGCAAGCCTGGCAATACTGTCTTTGGAGCTTTTGGTGTTGGACTTTACGGATCGCTTGACCGAGGCGGATGGATCGCGTGGGTCCATGATGATTGAGATCGCCGCAGCGTTCACTAAGGGGATGGCAAAATCTGGGTGAATGATCTAACGGAGTAACAGGACTGAAGGGAGTCGCCATCAGTTTATTATCATATATGGACGAGATAGCCACCCGCTCGGGGTCTGGACACAGCCTGTACATCCGTAGTTGGGGGCACCAATGAACCTGAAAGAGGAGACGACTGCCTATATTTTCAAGCCATCTGCAAGCCCCATGCATCCAGACATGGGGGCCAAAGCCATGTAGGCCGGAGCCTTATTTCTTGGAAGCAATGCTTCGGAACGGCATTTCAATCCATCAAGCCAGTGGATTACTCCCGGAATACTAGTCATTGGTAAAAATGGAATCGGAAGAATTTGGTGCATGTATTCGAGTATTTCGTGGTTGAATCAATCTCTAGAGGGTAAGGTTTGTATGAACAGCTGCAAAGAAAAGACAATCGCCCGCGAGAGCCTTATTTCACCAACGCTCTGTGACCGACTGACACGTAGCCTACATATTTCTGCAGCTAAGGCGGATTATCACCTGGTGGCTGCAAAGCCCAGCGGCTAAGTTGAAAATCAGACGGGCTTTTTGCGTGCGGCTGAAGAGGGGTTCGCCATTTGCACGATGCCTATTTTTGCAGCACCTGGCGCCTTGTTTTCAGAGCCATTGGCTCGTTTCGCGAGCTGAAAGATTCGGACCCTGGAGTGAGACTCGAAGGCAGACTCGGTTTCGGCTTTGGCGGCCGGGCTCATTGTAATTTTGCTTCTCAATCATTTTCTTCTCAGTTTCGAGATGACCTTCGTTTCTGTGCGTGTCTAGACTACAAAAAAGTCGTCTATTCATAGATCCTTTGTTAATAGATATGTAACAGCTGGAGGATGGATAGCCAAAATGGGTTTCTCTCAAGCCTCGCTGTCGGCTCAACCTTGTCTCCCAATCTCGATATCCTCTCTCGCTACGCCGGCCTCTCCGTTCCCTCCTCGATCGAGACGCTCAAAACCCCTTCTCCGATTGACTATGAAGCCTCAACAGCCGTTGAACATCGCAGTGCTGCACGCGCATTGCTGGTGAGAGCGCGAACAAGCGATGCAGGCTACCGTCCACCAGACCAACAGAAGAGACACCTCTTGCGCGTACCGAGCcgaagaagcttgaagctgGATGAAGAAAAATGGACTTTTACAAAACACGAGGTTGGAAAGGTTCTCAATGAGCTTCTTTGTATGGCTCCGTTGCCCGATGTGCAAGTAGCGCACGCAGTGCTTGCTTCTGTACACATTGACTCGCTGGATGAGCTGTGGGAGCACTTCAAAGACAGCAAGCTCCAGAAGAGGCAATCCAGCATTTTTCGGCGTTCAACGTCTTCGAATAATGGATTGTCTAATTGGTTGAGTACCGTCACGGGCCAGGAAAACATACCGTATATCCATCTACTGTGCCAGTATAACGCAGGGCCCAATCTGTTGAATCAAGCCTTTGTAATTGCGCTCGCCAGGCGCAGCATCCCCTCAATgaagcttcttctgagcTTCGGCGCGTGCATCTTGCCTATCTGCAAAGATTATGTGCGACCATTTGTGGCCAAGGACGACGTCGACATTGTGAAGCTTTTGCTTTCGGCTCCAAAGGGCATGAATGTTGAGGACTGGCAATACTCCCTTCAAGCAAATATTGAAGGGGCTCCACGTGGTGTATGCAAAACAGGCACCCTGCTTCAATGCGTCCATCATCGGCCAGATATTGCAACTGGGGAGTATCTCCTCAGAGCCATCGATGCGAACAATgttgccgccgccgccgttcTTCTTTCTTACCTGACTACTCGAACATGCATGATGCCTCCCATGTTTTCTGTCCAGAAATTCAGTGTCGCATCTTTCCTAAGCACAACCGGAAACGGGGTCGAGCATGAGAATCTTGCTGTACAGGCATGCGAGCGCATCTCGGCAAACCCCGAATACGAGACAAGATATAAGCTCTACTGCCTTCTCGATGAAACAAATCTTGTGAGAGATGTGCCGGCTCTTCGGCAAGAGATGTCGTACAGCGTCATGGCCAAAAGGACCCCTATGATTCACCTTCTGGTCAAAGCCGGAGTACGACCATCTATCGAAGAGGCTGTGTCTATGATGGACTTTTCCATTCTCGGAATAATGATTGCCGCgatgagaggaagagacgACGTTCCAAATCTGCTGTCACTTGTCCGGTTCGACACTCCAGAGGACGATATGCTTCGTTTTCTGGGTATGTTGGCTTCAAACGACTTGCACTTTCGAGGACAGCCATTGGATGATAAGTTCATCGAAGCAATTTCCAAAAGGCATCATCGCACTGTTGAGGCATTCCAGAGAATGGGTGCAACCACCACGTACAAGTCCATCCAAATGGTACTCAGCTCTGCCGATGTCGAGATGCTGGGGGTTCTACTACAAGGAGATATCAGTGATGAGGAACTTTCTCCTGCACTATCAGACGCAATGAAGATTGCAGATCCGTCAATTCGGCGCACGACTGTCAAAATGCTTGCTGATAAAGGCATACGGAAAGAAGCTCTACATGAACAACTGTGTCTCATCATTCAATATCCAGACCCTGATATGAGGCTCATCAAGATTTTACTCCAATATCAGCTACCTCTGCATGGGAAGGGCGGCAGGTTGAATGTAATTCACCTTGCCATTCACAAAGCATCTCTCGCAGTAATAGAGCTTCTCTGGAAATTCTATCCTCACCCAGCGTCCCTGTCAGAAGCCCTCCCGAAAAGCTTTTCGCGCATCGCAGAAGACGGTGGGAATCTTACCCACGATATCATCCAGTTCCTTCTCAAGAATGGTGTGAAGGGAGTGGGACTTGACAAGACGCTTCTGGTAGCTGCTGAGTCCAAGAGTCCTCGCGCATTGGATATTATTCGTCTATTGCTCAAGCATGGTGCAGATGCGAACTATAACCACGGCAATGCTTACGCAGCTGCATTGAACGATTACGCTAGGTTCGAGGTTC
This genomic window contains:
- a CDS encoding hypothetical protein (EggNog:ENOG41), producing MDPRDPSASVKRSVKSNTKSSKDSIARLADDLLRQSLIRKPDITAREVSTLKAKTPRSSASITRSSISKPKGSSAADELLRASLVRDASGSGPSVPPSYRTHNNVPTPPPVTRVKDSSTISAAYSKSRLSALKSEVARANAAAPAYSKSGLFKSSCSTDILFLLDTTYSMNSYIETAKNQIRSIVKEIKEVFLNESDVRVAVVGYKDHGDEPNIEFLDFTTSVTEVYNFLASLQASGGGDIPEDVLGGIQKAINASWMQHTRCLIHIADAPPHGHALHDYEESDDDYYRTASEPHGLTHANLLSRLVKLKVNYALLRINSSTDRMALEFGKSYGGGFSGADVKLHEKNSYNVAIEDSLILAKSRAKRTATSTGPLFEELQLGTGYTAIKHLVVSTVTSSVSRTANRLTLAMRGGSHGGSHMSGRPELTAILEDGSVARSVVSKSVVLETSPPRWNTPGWLDKKLTTEGFCLDLSVHGADTLNAMLDNDENIKLGLVKLDIDARSKPFAEGSLRVAAYARPAATTSKFVLKSFKHTEHRLANLIEDMRMQALCKAFALEFNGLIKSSQPIDFITTLCLQDMSRGSKSDDNLSLEPFIEGEYIKYNSNGAYVLEDDTNPFNEIAQAFSHFTFERSWGHFLVTDLQGVGNSFTDPAIQTKDPERFKLGETNLGEEGFKFFFALHECKATCRQLGLLTNKEMLVSGKLTFRSKWPAMDPTVCCSNKLCRKIIRLAAANKSSDYPEHNWCDGCFPQLKLSEVKVACGGSKHNFQVSKFYHESQGEKAPTVCEEHREKDATVTSVVGGGLWETTKSTEKKEILGRLW